In the genome of Pongo pygmaeus isolate AG05252 chromosome 9, NHGRI_mPonPyg2-v2.0_pri, whole genome shotgun sequence, one region contains:
- the LOC129008967 gene encoding olfactory receptor 10W1 — protein sequence MTWENHSVLMEFVFLAYPSCPELHILSFLGVSLVYGLIITGNILIVVSIHTEARLRTPMYYFLGSLSGIEICYTAVVVLHILANTLQSEKTITLLGCATQMAFFIALGSADCFLLAAMAYDRYVAICHPLQYPLLMTLTLCVHLVVASVISGLFLSLQLVAFIFSLPFCQARGIEHFFCDVPPVMHLVCAQSHIHEQSVLVAAILAIAVPFFLITTSYTFIVVAVLKIRSAAGRHRAFSTCSFHLTVVLLQYGCCAFMYLCPSSSYHPKQDQFISPVYTLGIPLLNPLIYALRNSEMKGATGRVLTRNCFSQNS from the coding sequence ATGACCTGGGAAAATCACTCAGTGTTGATGGAATTTGTTTTCTTGGCCTATCCCTCCTGCCCAGAACTGCATATTCTGTCCTTCCTTGGGGTCAGCCTGGTTTATGGTTTGATCATCACTGGGAACATTCTCATTGTGGTGTCCATTCACACAGAAGCCCGTCTACGCACACCCATGTACTATTTCCTGGGCAGCCTTTCTGGGATTGAAATATGCTACACTGCAGTGGTGGTGCTCCATATCCTGGCCAACACCCTACAGTCAGAGAAGACCATCACCCTCCTGGGCTGTGCCACCCAGATGGCTTTCTTCATTGCACTGGGCAGTGCTGATTGCTTCCTCTTGGCTGCCATGGCCTATGACCGCTATGTAGCCATTTGCCACCCCTTGCAGTACCCTCTTCTCATGACATTGACTCTTTGTGTCCACTTGGTTGTGGCATCAGTCATCAGTGGTCTGTTCCTGTCCTTACAACTGGTGGCCTTCATCTTCTCTCTGCCATTCTGCCAGGCTCGGGGCATTGAGCACTTCTTTTGTGATGTGCCACCAGTCATGCATCTTGTTTGTGCTCAGAGTCACATTCATGAGCAGTCAGTGCTGGTTGCAGCCATACTAGCCATTGCTGTGCCTTTCTTCCTCATCACCACCTCCTACACCTTCATAGTGGTTGCTGTGCTCAAGATCCGCTCGGCTGCTGGCCGCCACCGGGCCTTCTCCACCTGCTCTTTCCACCTCACTGTGGTGCTGTTGCAGTATGGCTGCTGTGCCTTCATGTACCTGTGCCCCAGCTCCAGCTACCACCCCAAGCAAGATCAGTTCATCTCACCGGTGTACACATTGGGAATTCCACTGCTCAACCCACTCATCTATGCCCTGAGGAACAGTGAGATGAAAGGGGCCACAGGGAGAGTTCTTACCAGGAACTGCTTTTCCCAGAACAGCTAG